Below is a window of Agrobacterium vitis DNA.
CCGAGTAAATATCGACCAGCCGCCGGGCCAGCAGGCCACCGGAGAACCCATCCATGATGATATGATGTGCCCAATGATACCAGACCCATTCCGTCGCTGCGAGCTTCAGAAGCGAAGACCCCCAGAGATTGTCATTGGCAAGATCGAGAGGCTTGCACATATGCTTTTGCATCCACTCCGTCGCACTTGCGCCAGGATTTTCAGCAGTACTGAAATCGATGACGTCAAAGACGCCGCAATAGGCCGCCATGACAACCTGATGCGGCTGTCCTTCGATTTCCTTGATGCGTGACCGTGTGACAGCAAAATCATCTGACAAGCGGCGCAACGCCTGGCAAAACAGACCTGGATGGACAGGCCCATGAATTTCGATGGATTCAGCAAGAACAAAACTCAGATCGGCTGGAGCTACCTTTTGTTTGACCCACAAGCCTGCCTGCGCAAGAGAAACCGGAAAAACCTGTTCATGTCTGCCTACAAAAGACATTGAAAAACCTCACTGAAATATCGGCCAAAACCAGAAAACAATCTAAAAGCAAGCGCAATCAAACGATTGTGCGGCTAGGAAACGCAAAAACTGCCACTCAAAATAAAGCACATCAGCATGTCATGAATTCAACTGCTCAATACAAATTAGAAGTACTTAAATAGAAAACAAAAAACCTATTTGTCGCAAAATGATACAATCACGAATAAAACGAACACAGATTTTGCTATAAATTTCACAAACTATATACAAATCAGGCACACAAGCCTGAAAACGTGAGACAATGAAACCAGCACACGGCACGTTTGTAAAGTGTCAGACTTGCAATAACCCGTAAAAATCAACGAAACAGAACGAGGATGGACTTTGCGCTTAATGCCGAATTAATCGCCCAAAAGTAGAAAATTCAACAAATGCACGTTTAAATTTCTATTTCTGTCCAATTAAGTATACAGATCAAAGATGAAACAATTTTGACACCCTTACGGATCGATATAGTGCACCAAAAAGAGATAAATAATAAAAAATATACATAAAAAAACATAGAGACGATTTAAATGAGTGATTATATAACTCTTTTGACATAAGATAATTTTTATACGCAAAAACCCCTCATATTAAATAGTAAAACAATTGCCTTCGCCAATTTTCATAAAACGGGTGCATCTGTTATTATCATATATCAAATTACGATATTTTAAAATAAAAGCCACGCAGAAAATTCGATCGATATGTCAACAACATAGACAGAATTGATATTATCAACGCACCAACAGAGGCCAAAGACTTAAGAACTGTAGGATTAACTCGAGATTCCAAGACAAAACAATAATGTAAAGTGGATATAGATTGACTTAAATCTGTTCTGGATTGGAGAATGACGCAGTCTTCATTTTAAAATCGCCCGACCGGATTCACTTCAGCGTTGAATACTGATTACAGCACGTAACGGCGCTTTGACCGAATGATCGAGGGTCACAGAAGACCACAGCCGATATTCACCTATACGAAGGCTCGAAGATGCGCACGCATCCTCTCTCTTAGAAAACTTCAAATACATCAACGGCTTGAAATGGTCATACCGTCTTCAGGACAAGGATGCATCTGCATCTGCAATGTCCTGGTACAAGACATCAAGAGCGCTTGCGCCCAGACCCGAGGGTAAGATCCGATGGATCGAGCCAAATTGGATCAGGGCGCAAGCGGAGAGGATCAGGCAGCTTCGGACTTCGCAGCCGGAACTTCTGCAATCGTCTTCAAGACCTGGGAAGCGATCTGGTAAGGGCAGCCCTGCGAATTGGGGCGACGATCTTCCAGGTAGCCACGATAGCCATTGTTGACGAAAGAATGCGGAACGCGGATCGATGCACCACGGTCAGCAACGCCGTAGGAGAACTTGTTCCACGGAGCGGTTTCGTGCTTGCCGGTCAGACGCAGGTGGTTGTCGGGACCGTAAACGTCGATATGCTCTTTCCAGTTCTTGGCGAAAGCCGCCATGAGCGCTTCGAAATAGTCCTTGCCGCCAACTTCGCGCATGAACTTGGTCGAGAAGTTGCAGTGCATGCCGGAACCGTTCCAGTCGGTATCGCCGAGCGGCTTGCAATGGAACTCGACATCGACGCCGTATTTTTCGCACAGACGCAGCAACAGGTAGCGAGCCAGCCAGATTTCGTCGGCGGCCTTCTTGGAGCCCTTGCCGAAAACCTGGAATTCCCACTGGCCCTTGGCCACTTCAGCATTGATGCCTTCGTGGTTGATGCCAGCAGCCAGGCAGAGATCCAGATGCTCTTCAACGATTTCACGCGCGATATCGCCGACATTCTTGAAGCCGACGCCGGTGTAATAAGGACCCTGCGGCGCAGGATAGCCATTTTCCGGGAAGCCGAGCGGACGGCCGTCCTGATAAAGGAAATATTCCTGTTCGAAGCCGAACCATGTGCCTTCGTCTTCCAGAATGGTGGCGCGGCTGTTGGTGCTATGCGGGGTGACGCCATCGGGCATCATCACTTCGCACATCACCAATGCACCATTGGTGCGGGCCGGATCTGGGTAAACAGCAACAGGCTTCAGCACGCAATCCGAGCTATGGCCTTCGGCCTGCTGGGTGGAGCTACCGTCGAAGCCCCAGAGGGGGAGCTGTTCGAGGGTCGGAAATTCAGCGAATTCCTTGATCTGCGTCTTGCCACGCAGGTTCGGGACCGGCGTATAGCCGTCCAACCAGATATACTCGAGCTTGTACTTGGTCATTGTCGATCTCTCATAAGTCCAGCGCCTCGCATCGGGCGCACCCTGGGGGTGATTCTCCGGCGGTCCGGGAGTCGATTAAGAACAAGCAGGAACCATGCCAAACCCGCAAAATTCACTCTGCGACCGACAGAAAAAACACCAGGCATATTCAAAACACCTTAAAAGCCACGGGTTTTTAACAGTTTTGCGTCAGATTGACGGACATGCCACCGCCTTCTCAATGCGCATTTGCAAAATAAAAGGCAGCAATGCCCGGTGGATAGCAGCGATGACGTGAAAAAGCAGCTTGAAATGATTTATTTTTGGGCAAATTGCACTTTCTATGTGCATTTTAGCTGAAAAAATGCTATGAGATTCATCCGGGCGGAGGAGCTCGAGGAACAACGAAGGGCAGTAGCGATGACAACGGGCCTTGGTCGGGAATCGGCAAAAATCTACGAATTCCCAGTACATAATACGCAAAGACTGCGTGAAATGCGTGAGCGCAATCTCCACAAGCAGGTGATCCTCGAAAGCGGAGCCGCAAGCTGGTATCACGAGGCAGCGATCCGCGAGGCTGAAGACGCGCGTAAGCAGTGACGTTTGGCAAGAACGCAATCAGCGGGATCATGCTGCATGACCCCGCTTCGACTGCGCGCTAGAGCATGTCAGGTTCAGAGTGAACCAGACAGACTCTAGCCTTTCTTGTTTTCGTTTGTCTTTCGGGAAAACCGGGTTCCACTTTTCCCTCTTTAAACGCGCGACCCGATCATTCCTGGCTGGTACTCATTCCTGCTCGGCACTTTCGGCTGGCAGCATTGCTTCGAGCCGAAGGCGGGCGATTTTTTCGACTTGAAGGCAGGCGGTTGAGAACTCGGTCTCGACGCTATTGTCGATCCGGGCCTCAAATGCGGCCAGAATGTCGTCTTTCGTCAGGCCCTTTACGGCGATGATGAACGGAAAGCCGAATTTTTCCATATAAGCACTATTGAGCGCTGTAAAACGCTGGTGTTCAGCCTCCGACAGGCGATCGAGCCCGGCGCCCGCCTGTTCGCTGCGGCTTTCCTCTGTCAACTCACCGGCAATAGCCAGTTTTCCCGCCAGATCCGGATGCGCCCGCAGCACATCGAGCCGCTCGGCTTGGGTTGCTGTGCGAAACATCGCGCTCATTCCATCATGAACGCCAAGGGCGGTCAGGGGCTCATCGATAAAACCGGCATCGAAAGCGCGCTCGGCAATAAACGGTGAATGTTCGAATATCCCGCCGAATTGCTCAATGAAATCCTGTCGCTGCATCGGCTCACCCCTGTTTTGATCTGCAATCGATAGCCAATATGCAACGGGTTGGAAAGAGCCGGATTTTCGCAAGGCCGCGCCGAATATTCACGGTAGATGTTGAACGCACCCGCCAGAGACCTATCTAAGAGGCGGGCTGCCGTTCCCAACGGCTTTTCATTGCCCTTCCCAATTACAAAAACTGTTCTCTACACATTCCTCCCCATGACAAAAAAGGAGCGCCGCATGCCAATCGCAAGAGGTTATGCCGCAACCGACGCCAGCAAGCCGCTGGAACCCTTCACTTTTGAACGTCGCGAACCCAATGACGACGACGTGGTGATTTCCATTAAATATTGTGGTGTCTGCCATTCCGACATCCACCAGGCCCGTAACGAATGGGGCAATTCCGCATTCCCCATGGTGCCCGGCCACGAAATTGCCGGTGTCGTCACCGCCGTTGGCGCAAACGTGTCGAAATTCAAGGTCGGCGATCATGTCGGCGTTGGCTGTTTCGTCGATTCCTGCGTTCATTGCCAGGAACGCGATGAGGATATCGAGCAATATCTGCCCGGCCTCGTTCAGACCTATAACGGCGTCGACCGCGACGGTAAGACCGCCACCCAGGGCGGCTATTCCGACACGATCGTCGTCAAGGAAGGCTATGTCCTGTCGATCCCGGACAATCTGCCACTCGACAAGGCGGCCCCGCTGCTTTGCGCCGGTATTACGCTGTATTCGCCGCTCGCTCATTGGAAAGCTGGCCCGGGCAAGAAAGTGGCCATCGTCGGCATGGGCGGTCTCGGCCATATGGGCGTCAAGATCGGCGCGGCCATGGGCGCGGAAATCACCGTGCTCAGCCAGACCCTGTCGAAGAAAGAGGATGGCCTGCGCCTTGGTGCCAGCCATTATTATGCGACCAGCGACGCCAAGACCTTCGAAACGCTGGCCGGGTCCTTCGACCTGATCATCTGCACCGTTAGTGCCGATATCGATTGGAACGCCTATCTCAACCTGCTGAAGGTGGATGGCACCATGGTTCTGCTTGGCGTGCCGGAAAAGCCGGTTCCGGTCCATGCCTTCTCGCTGATCCCTGCCCGCCGTAATCTGGCCGGCTCCATGATCGGGTCGATCAAGGAAACCCAGGACATGCTGGATTTCTGCGGCAAGCACAATATCACCTCGGATATCGAGCTGATCGACATCAAGGATATCAATACGGCCTATGAGCGGGTGTTGAAAAGCGACGTGCGTTACCGTTTCGTCATTGATATGGCGACGCTGGCCGCCTAAAATTTCAATAGAAAAATCCCCCGGTAA
It encodes the following:
- a CDS encoding NAD(P)-dependent alcohol dehydrogenase; protein product: MPIARGYAATDASKPLEPFTFERREPNDDDVVISIKYCGVCHSDIHQARNEWGNSAFPMVPGHEIAGVVTAVGANVSKFKVGDHVGVGCFVDSCVHCQERDEDIEQYLPGLVQTYNGVDRDGKTATQGGYSDTIVVKEGYVLSIPDNLPLDKAAPLLCAGITLYSPLAHWKAGPGKKVAIVGMGGLGHMGVKIGAAMGAEITVLSQTLSKKEDGLRLGASHYYATSDAKTFETLAGSFDLIICTVSADIDWNAYLNLLKVDGTMVLLGVPEKPVPVHAFSLIPARRNLAGSMIGSIKETQDMLDFCGKHNITSDIELIDIKDINTAYERVLKSDVRYRFVIDMATLAA
- the uraD gene encoding 2-oxo-4-hydroxy-4-carboxy-5-ureidoimidazoline decarboxylase — translated: MQRQDFIEQFGGIFEHSPFIAERAFDAGFIDEPLTALGVHDGMSAMFRTATQAERLDVLRAHPDLAGKLAIAGELTEESRSEQAGAGLDRLSEAEHQRFTALNSAYMEKFGFPFIIAVKGLTKDDILAAFEARIDNSVETEFSTACLQVEKIARLRLEAMLPAESAEQE
- a CDS encoding glutamine synthetase beta-grasp domain-containing protein gives rise to the protein MTKYKLEYIWLDGYTPVPNLRGKTQIKEFAEFPTLEQLPLWGFDGSSTQQAEGHSSDCVLKPVAVYPDPARTNGALVMCEVMMPDGVTPHSTNSRATILEDEGTWFGFEQEYFLYQDGRPLGFPENGYPAPQGPYYTGVGFKNVGDIAREIVEEHLDLCLAAGINHEGINAEVAKGQWEFQVFGKGSKKAADEIWLARYLLLRLCEKYGVDVEFHCKPLGDTDWNGSGMHCNFSTKFMREVGGKDYFEALMAAFAKNWKEHIDVYGPDNHLRLTGKHETAPWNKFSYGVADRGASIRVPHSFVNNGYRGYLEDRRPNSQGCPYQIASQVLKTIAEVPAAKSEAA
- a CDS encoding DUF2735 domain-containing protein; its protein translation is MTTGLGRESAKIYEFPVHNTQRLREMRERNLHKQVILESGAASWYHEAAIREAEDARKQ